From the Archangium lipolyticum genome, the window CACCGGGGGTTTGCCTTCCGCGCGCAGGCGCTCGTTGACGGGGCGCAGGGCATCATCGGCATCGAGCCCGAAGCCGCGGGCCACCTGGCCGAGGTCTCCGGACTGGGAGGCCCCCGCCGACACCGCCGAGCCGGTGGCCTGGACAGCCGTCTTGCCCACGGAGAACAGGCCGCCAGCCAGGGCGGACACCAGATTGCCGAGCAACCAGAGGCCCACGAGCGTGGTGAGACCCCACATCACGAGCCCGTGGATGCCTCCGCTCGCCTTCGTCTGGGCCCCCGAACCGCGTCCGGCCACGATGCCGCCCACGAAGAGGGCGATCAACGGTGACACGAGGCTCCAGATGCCGGTGAAGATGCCGGAGGACCTCGCGCTTCCGGTGTCCTGCGGATTGATGGAGGACAACCCGAGGGCCAGACCCAGCGCGTACAGCAACACCCACAACCCCAGCGCGGTCACGGCCCCCGCGAAGATGGAGCCCCAGCTCACCTTCACTGGAGGGCCCGCCAGGAAGCCCAATCGTGCTCTGTCCTGTGTCGTCGTCGCCATGGCCCACCTCTGGAGGAAAAGGGATCAGTCCCTTGCTTTCCAAAGGTGGACACCCCGGCTCGAAGAGAGAGCATCCCCGCTGCACCCGTTCTCAAGGCCGTGGAGGAAGGTAGGGGGAGGGCGTTTCCCGGGCCGCAGGACGGCACGGACTCTCCTCACTCACGTCTCCGGGTCGTCATCGTAGGCCTCGTGCTCCTCGTGCGCCGGGCGCCGGGCATCGAGCCAGCCCTGGAGGATGAACTGGGCGGCCATCTGATCGATGACCTCGCGGCGCTTCGCGCGCGACAGGTCCGCCTCGAGCAGGGTGCGCTGGGCGGCCACGGTGGACAGGCGCTCGTCCCACAGCTCCACGGGCAGGCCGAGCGTCTGGGTGAGGGCGTCCACGAACTTGCGGGTGGCCTCGGCGCGAGGGCCCTCGGAGCCGTCCATGTTGAGGGGGAGCCCGACGACGAAGCGCTCGGCCTCGTACTCTCGGACCAGCTCGCCCAGGGCGGCGAGATCCGCCTTGAGGTTGGTCCGGCGGATGGTGGTGACCGTCTGGGCGGTGAGTCCCAGCCCATCCGAGACGGCGACACCGATGGTCTTGGTTCCGTAGTCGAGGCCGAGCGCGCGCATGCGCGGCGGAATCTAATCGCAATCTCCCGACGTGGACCGCTCCGTCCGTGGGGCAGGACGTCGCCTGGCCAGGGGAGCGTCCCAACCCGCTGAATTCGTTGGAGTCGGGCCCCACTCCGGAGTCGGCATCGCCGCTGCAATGCGTCGGGCGCGGAACACGGCGCGGCGGAAGGAGGCATGGAGCCTCTCGGATCGCGCGGGAGGATCCATGAGTGACTTCTTGGGGGGTCTTGGGAAGGCCATCGGCGGCGGTGTGAACTTTCTCTCGGGCGGCGGGCTCATCGATGCACTGGGCAACGCGGTGGGACTGCCGCCGGTCATCACCAACGCGGCGAAGACCCTGGCGGGGGCGGTGACGGGCAACGTGCTGCTGGCGGCCGACGGCGTGATGGGGCTCGCGAAGGAGCTGTCGCAGAACCAGGCGGCCGTCACCGAGTTCGTGTCTTCGAAGGACGACAAGGTGGCCTGCGAGGGCTACGCGAAGCCGGGGGGAAAGGGCTCGACCCAGGATGCCCCACCGGCGACGCAGGGGACGAAGGGCTCCGCGGCGCCGGGCGAAGTGCGCTCCGATGGTGCGCTGGACCCGAGCATCCTGGAGTACCGCGAGGCGCTGAAGACGCTGGATGCGAACTTCACCCTGTTCGACACGGTGGACAACGTGAAGAACGGCAAGTTCACCCGCCAGACGCTCGAGAAGGTGGCCGACAGCGCGAGCATGCCGGAGTCGGTGCGGAACGCGGCGCGGTTCCTGCTGGCCCATCCCGAGTACCGCACCCAGCTCGACACGGCGAGCCAGAAGGGCGGGTTCGTGGACGGCACCTTCAGCACGAAGGACGTGCGCGCGGCGCTGAGCGACGTGGAGACGCGGATCGCGAAGTACGGCGTGCGCGGTGAGAGCCAGGCCGCGCCGCCGCCCCCGCCGGGCAAGCCCGTCGGGACCCAGCCTCCGGCCGGTGGGAAGAGGACCGATGAGCCGGTGTCGTCGACGCCGTCCACCAGCAGCGGTTCGGCCAGCTCCAGCGTCAAGAACATCATCAACGACCCGCGCATGGGCCTCGAGGAGAAGATCCAGGCCATCCTCATGGCGCTCACGGAGCGGATGGACGGGGAGATCCTCGACACGATGGATGCCCTCGCGGCGGCCCAGGACAAGAAGGCTGGCATCTCGAACGAGAAGGGCAACGAGAAGGCGAGCGCGGATGCCCAGCGCGACATCGAGCGCATCACGATGCGGCTCCAGCAGCTCATGGAGAAGCGGAAGATGATGTTCGAGATGATGAGCACGATGTCCATGAAGTTCAACGAGATGGCCAAGACGGCGCTCTCCAACATGCGGAGCGCGTGAGGCGTAGATGGGACGCGTCATCAAGTACGAGGGAGGACTCATGGATACGGCGACGACGGAGAAGCTGAAGGCGTTCGTGCGAGGGGAGATGACCTGGGCGGAGGTGGAGGGGATGACCTTCCAGGAGGCGAGGGCGATCGCGCAGGTGGGGTGTGACCTGGCGGCGGCGGGGCGGTGCGAGGAGGCGCGCATCCTCTTCGAGGGGCTGGTGGAGGGGAACCCGAAGGACACGGCGAGCCGCGCGGCGCTGGGCACGGTGTACCAGAAGCTGGGGCGGCTGCAGGACGCCATCACCGAGTACTCGGCGGCGCTGGAGAGGGATCCGCGCAACCCGGTGGCGCTGGTCAACCGCGGCGAGCTGTACCTGCGGCAGGGCAACCGGCAGGGCTTCACGGACATCGCCAACGCGGTGGAGGCGGACCCGAACGGGGAGACGTCGGCGGGCCGGCGGGCCAGGGCGCTGGTGAAGGCCATCGCGCTGGCGGCCGTGGAGAAGATGAAGGAGACGAAGGCCCAGGCGTAGTGGCCGGGCCCGTGGGAATCGCCGGGCCGCGGAGGGGTGCGGTCAAGGGGTCATGCGGCCCGGCGGGAGCTGCCGGCGGGTGGGTTTCACCGAGGAGGTGGGCCCGCCCGCTGGCGCTCTTTTTTCAGGGCTCGTCCCGCGCGGCGGGCGGGGCCTGTGGGCCGGGCGCCGGGGGTGGTACCGCGGCGAGTCTCTCGCCAATGGGCGGGTGGCTGTGGCCCTTGAGGACCACCCAGCGCGGCGGCTCGGGGTCCATCTTGTTCACCCGGGCGGCCTTCACCAGCATGCGGCGGAAGGCGCCGGGGTCCTGGGTCAGGCGCAGGGCGTAGCGATCGGCCTCGCGCTCGCGCTCGCGCGAGAAGGCCGCGGACAGGGGCGTGCTCAGGAAGAAGATGGCGAAGGTGAGCAACCACAGCAGGGGCAGGGTGCGGATGTCCGCGAAGCGCGTGGTCCCGAACCAGCCTCGCGTGGCGGAGGAGCGCAGCAGCCGGTCGATGGCGAAGAGCAGCGCCACCAGCGCCAGCGAGGAGGCGATGCGCCCCGGCCACTTCGGCTCGTGGACGTGGCCCGCCTCGTGTGCGACCGCGGCGAGCAGCTCGTCCGGCGCGAGCTCGTGGATCAGGACGTCGTTGAGCACGATGGTGCGCGTGGGGCCCTGGCCCGCGAAGTAGGCCTGGAGGCGCTTGCTGGCCACGGACGTCTTCTCCACCAGCACGTCCTGGAAGGGGATGTCCGCGCTCGCCATCAGCGCCGTGATGCGCTCGCGCAAGGGGCCCTGCTCCAGCGGTTCCTGGTCGAAGAAGACGCGGCTGCGATACGGGTCGAGCGCAGAGGCCACCAACAGCAGCAGCGCCGAGGGGATGCCCAGCACCAGCCACCAGCGCTTCACCCGCCGCGCCAGCCCGTATAGACCCAGCACCAGCGCCGAGGTGGCCACCCCCTCCATGGCGATGCCCTTGAGCTCGTCCAGCGCGTACCGCAGCGGCGTGTACGCCGACATGCCGTAGCGGTGCTCCAGCACGTAGCCGAAGTACGTGTTCGACGGGG encodes:
- a CDS encoding tetratricopeptide repeat protein, yielding MGRVIKYEGGLMDTATTEKLKAFVRGEMTWAEVEGMTFQEARAIAQVGCDLAAAGRCEEARILFEGLVEGNPKDTASRAALGTVYQKLGRLQDAITEYSAALERDPRNPVALVNRGELYLRQGNRQGFTDIANAVEADPNGETSAGRRARALVKAIALAAVEKMKETKAQA
- the ruvX gene encoding Holliday junction resolvase RuvX; this encodes MRALGLDYGTKTIGVAVSDGLGLTAQTVTTIRRTNLKADLAALGELVREYEAERFVVGLPLNMDGSEGPRAEATRKFVDALTQTLGLPVELWDERLSTVAAQRTLLEADLSRAKRREVIDQMAAQFILQGWLDARRPAHEEHEAYDDDPET
- a CDS encoding M48 family metalloprotease, with product MDPIFTPEQLAEIKAYHLPLYIRSAVSPAVYLGVLLLILGVLVRPFYRGAEACAAWLSQRLAFLRTAPVLRVVIQAMDRLWGEPGWGAAILFALFVDLFLELVYAPSNTYFGYVLEHRYGMSAYTPLRYALDELKGIAMEGVATSALVLGLYGLARRVKRWWLVLGIPSALLLLVASALDPYRSRVFFDQEPLEQGPLRERITALMASADIPFQDVLVEKTSVASKRLQAYFAGQGPTRTIVLNDVLIHELAPDELLAAVAHEAGHVHEPKWPGRIASSLALVALLFAIDRLLRSSATRGWFGTTRFADIRTLPLLWLLTFAIFFLSTPLSAAFSREREREADRYALRLTQDPGAFRRMLVKAARVNKMDPEPPRWVVLKGHSHPPIGERLAAVPPPAPGPQAPPAARDEP